One part of the Humulus lupulus chromosome 9, drHumLupu1.1, whole genome shotgun sequence genome encodes these proteins:
- the LOC133800296 gene encoding uncharacterized protein LOC133800296 yields MGLEENQIRPSTMPILGFNSHRVYPKGVVRLTVVAAERALPVDFLIIDSTTSYNTIMGRGWIHRMQGVVSTLHQVMRCQSLNGRYIVDIKGCQKQAKKCFLTLKEINSSASHEDSPDK; encoded by the coding sequence ATGGGACTAGAGGAGAATCAGATCCGACCCTCCACCATGCCCATTCTGGGATTCAATAGCCACAGAGTCTATCCGAAGGGCGTCGTTCGATTAACTGTGGTAGCTGCAGAACGCGCCCTTCCAGTAGACTTCCTCATTATAGACTCCACCACGAGCTACAACACCATCATGGGGAGAGGTTGGATCCACCGGATGCAGGGGGTAGTATCCACTCTACATCAAGTGATGCGGTGCCAATCACTCAACGGCCGGTACATCGTCGACATCAAAGGCTGCCAGAAGCAGGCCAAAAAGTGCTTCCTTaccttaaaagaaataaatagctCTGCCTCCCATGAAGACTCTCCTGACAAATAG